A portion of the Actomonas aquatica genome contains these proteins:
- a CDS encoding LacI family DNA-binding transcriptional regulator yields MRRHSQTPSLGTIAEAAGVSRAAVSMALRNHPRIPVSTRERIQKIANELGWRPNPLLAEAMSAIRAGQPTTDRITLAWVTSDHRRDGWRVGPFMGRCWEGAEERAERAGYRLEHFWLGDVGGNATRLSEILYNRGINGVIIAPLYEPGTLAMQWPRFAAATIAYTLTEPRLHRANDNHSAAARVCVARLHAAGRRRIGLALAARLDHRVADQWTGGYLLETFAEGIGNDALLHRPYDLDPKSFLAWVELAQPDAIISTEPRILEWLAEAKINVPTDIAYCSLDLAKDDGAVAGIYQDAHGIGAAAVDLVAGQLLRHERGLPQKPKTTVIDGRWIDGATAPVVPEGLDHALLRKTAHLLVNTGPFGTTHPVAYD; encoded by the coding sequence ATGCGTCGTCATTCCCAAACCCCTTCCCTCGGCACCATCGCCGAAGCCGCCGGCGTTTCCCGGGCGGCCGTGTCCATGGCCCTGCGCAACCACCCGCGCATCCCGGTCTCCACTCGCGAACGCATCCAAAAAATCGCCAACGAGCTCGGCTGGCGCCCCAATCCGCTCCTCGCCGAAGCGATGAGCGCCATTCGCGCCGGCCAACCCACCACCGACCGCATCACCCTCGCCTGGGTCACCTCCGATCACCGCCGCGACGGTTGGCGCGTCGGCCCGTTTATGGGTCGCTGCTGGGAGGGCGCCGAGGAACGCGCCGAACGCGCTGGCTACCGCCTCGAACACTTCTGGTTGGGCGACGTCGGCGGCAACGCGACCCGCCTCTCCGAAATCCTCTACAACCGCGGCATCAACGGCGTGATCATCGCCCCCCTCTACGAACCCGGCACCCTCGCCATGCAATGGCCGCGCTTCGCCGCCGCCACCATCGCCTACACCCTCACCGAACCGCGCCTCCATCGCGCCAACGACAACCACAGCGCCGCCGCCCGCGTCTGCGTGGCCCGCCTCCACGCCGCCGGTCGCCGCCGCATCGGCCTCGCCCTCGCCGCCCGCCTCGACCACCGCGTCGCCGACCAATGGACCGGCGGATACCTGCTCGAAACCTTCGCCGAAGGCATTGGGAACGACGCCCTCCTCCATCGTCCCTACGACCTCGATCCTAAGAGCTTCCTCGCCTGGGTCGAGCTGGCCCAACCCGATGCGATCATCAGCACCGAACCGCGCATCCTCGAATGGCTGGCCGAAGCCAAAATCAACGTCCCCACCGACATCGCCTACTGCTCGCTCGACCTCGCCAAAGACGACGGCGCCGTCGCCGGCATTTACCAGGACGCCCATGGCATCGGTGCCGCCGCCGTCGACCTCGTCGCCGGTCAGCTTCTGCGCCACGAACGCGGCCTGCCCCAAAAGCCCAAAACCACTGTCATCGACGGCCGTTGGATCGACGGCGCCACCGCCCCCGTGGTGCCCGAAGGCCTCGACCACGCCCTCCTGCGTAAAACCGCCCACCTCCTCGTCAACACCGGCCCCTTCGGCACCACCCACCCCGTCGCCTACGACTGA
- a CDS encoding sulfatase-like hydrolase/transferase, protein MRPNILWIVTTQWRAQARAAMGDVNARTPHLDVLALAADGCDYQQATTPHPFGPFARAAMLTGVTSPENGLADYWDPLPSGARTIAHDMNERGYVTAWFGKWHLAERDRNAPLVGDAHARMIVPDTARGGFGFWEGFESGFLLNDPWLHGTRLPEPVQVSGYQSDVLGERAAAWLADREAAEAPWFAAVSLEAPHPPYAAPAAGVKPMAPEEVVLADNVPTAAAERARRELAGYYAHIEATDRAIGRLVATLPEDAIVVVTSVHGDMHGAHGLFRKGWPHEESARVPLVVRGAPGARGVNDGPVSLLDLPAMTRAWADGEAWSCARERAPISMPCVVPLADQCDRVWSGWRSATEKRVWAEGGAEWVLGED, encoded by the coding sequence ATGAGGCCTAACATCCTATGGATCGTGACCACGCAATGGCGGGCGCAGGCGCGCGCGGCGATGGGCGATGTGAATGCGCGCACGCCGCACCTCGACGTGTTGGCCTTGGCGGCCGACGGTTGCGACTATCAGCAGGCGACCACGCCGCATCCGTTTGGGCCCTTTGCGCGGGCGGCGATGCTTACAGGCGTAACGTCGCCGGAGAATGGCTTGGCGGATTATTGGGATCCGTTGCCGAGTGGAGCGCGCACGATCGCGCACGACATGAATGAGCGCGGTTATGTTACGGCGTGGTTTGGCAAGTGGCACTTGGCGGAGCGTGATCGCAATGCGCCGCTGGTGGGCGACGCGCATGCGCGTATGATCGTGCCGGATACAGCGCGCGGCGGCTTTGGTTTTTGGGAAGGATTTGAGAGTGGGTTTTTGCTCAATGATCCGTGGTTGCACGGCACGCGTTTGCCGGAGCCGGTGCAGGTGTCGGGGTATCAAAGCGACGTGCTGGGCGAACGGGCGGCGGCATGGTTGGCGGATCGCGAAGCGGCCGAGGCGCCGTGGTTTGCGGCGGTGAGTTTGGAAGCGCCGCATCCGCCGTATGCCGCGCCGGCGGCGGGCGTGAAACCGATGGCGCCGGAGGAGGTGGTGTTGGCGGACAACGTGCCGACAGCGGCGGCGGAGCGGGCGCGACGGGAGTTGGCGGGGTATTACGCGCACATCGAGGCGACGGATCGGGCGATCGGGCGGTTGGTCGCGACGTTGCCGGAGGACGCGATCGTGGTCGTCACTTCGGTGCATGGCGACATGCACGGGGCGCACGGGTTGTTTCGCAAAGGTTGGCCGCACGAAGAGAGTGCGCGGGTGCCCCTGGTGGTGCGCGGGGCGCCGGGGGCACGTGGCGTGAACGATGGGCCGGTGTCGTTGCTCGATCTACCCGCGATGACGCGGGCGTGGGCCGATGGGGAGGCGTGGAGCTGTGCGCGGGAGCGCGCGCCGATTTCGATGCCCTGCGTGGTGCCGTTGGCCGATCAGTGTGACCGGGTGTGGTCGGGGTGGCGGTCGGCGACGGAGAAGCGGGTTTGGGCGGAAGGTGGAGCCGAGTGGGTGCTGGGGGAAGACTGA